The following coding sequences lie in one Oncorhynchus kisutch isolate 150728-3 linkage group LG17, Okis_V2, whole genome shotgun sequence genomic window:
- the LOC116354465 gene encoding leucine-rich repeat extensin-like protein 5 codes for MTVMFIFPSFYLSTPLYQALSTLHTPIPSPQYPPHPYAKPSVPSTPLYQALSTLHTPMPSPQYPPHPYTKPSVPSTPLCQALSTLHTPIPSPQYPPHPYAKPSVPSTPLYQALSTLHTPIPSPQYPPHPYTKPLSTLHTPMPSPHYSPHPFAKPSVPSTPLCQALSTLHTPFAKPSVPSRPAMPSSQFPPPPTVQRWEADSLPGKVLSGTKVERQVGGLDVTWSIILSICSTKPVVCGSIPRQPPHGLE; via the coding sequence ATGACGGTCATGTTCATCTTtccttctttctatctctccacACCCCTATACCAAGCCCTCAGTACCCTCCACACCCCTATACCAAGCCCTCAGTACCCTCCACACCCCTATGCCAAGCCCTCAGTACCCTCCACACCCCTATACCAAGCCCTCAGTACCCTCCACACCCCTATGCCAAGCCCTCAGTACCCTCCACACCCCTATACCAAGCCCTCAGTACCCTCCACACCCCTATGCCAAGCCCTCAGTACCCTCCACACCCCTATACCAAGCCCTCAGTACCCTCCACACCCCTATGCCAAGCCCTCAGTACCCTCCACACCCCTATACCAAGCCCTCAGTACCCTCCACACCCCTATACCAAGCCCTCAGTACCCTCCACACCCCTATACCAAGCCCCTCAGTACCCTCCACACCCCTATGCCAagccctcattactctccacacCCCTTTGCCAAGCCCTCAGTACCCTCCACACCCCTTTGCCAAGCCCTCAGTACCCTCCACACCCCTTTTGCCAAGCCCTCAGTACCCTCCAGACCTGCAATGCCAAGCTCTCAgttccccccaccccccacagtGCAGAGATGGGAGGCTGACTCTCTCCCTGGAAAAGTGTTGAGTGGCACAAAGGTGGAGAGGCAGGTTGGAGGCCTGGATGTAACCTGGTCCATCATATTGTCCATCTGCTCTACAAAGCCTGTGGTATGTGGCAGCATACCAAGGCAACCTCCTCATGGGTTAGAATAG